A single genomic interval of Alistipes provencensis harbors:
- a CDS encoding acyl carrier protein, which translates to MKEFIEKFAEAVEIEDATTLNTDTIFRDLDEWNSLSFLSVIAMLDEEYDMQIENAQFRELKTLGDIASYIESHK; encoded by the coding sequence ATGAAAGAATTTATCGAAAAATTCGCCGAAGCGGTTGAAATTGAAGATGCAACAACCTTGAATACGGATACTATTTTCCGAGATTTGGATGAATGGAATTCTTTATCGTTCTTATCGGTCATAGCGATGCTTGACGAGGAGTATGACATGCAGATCGAGAATGCCCAGTTCCGCGAGTTGAAAACGCTGGGTGATATTGCGTCGTATATTGAATCCCACAAATAA
- a CDS encoding DegT/DnrJ/EryC1/StrS family aminotransferase, protein MTKISFSPPDMTEAEIAEVAEALRSGWITTGPRTKEFENLISMCCQTEKSVCLNSATACMELILRVLGVGPGDEVITSAYTYTATASVTCHVGAKVVLVDTAPGSFEMDYDKLADVITERTKVVVPVDLGGVVCDYDKIYAAVERKKHLFRPANDLQQAFGRAVVLSDAAHAFGAQWHGRMCGEIADFTSFSFHAVKNLTTAEGGALTWRPIPGIDNEWLYKQFQLLSLHGQSKDALAKTQLGAWEYDIVAPNFKCNMTDIMAGIGLAQLKRYPEMLRRRRELIGRYDDALKDCSVQVLDHYGADHSSSGHLYLVRLLGRDVAERNDVIVKMAERGIACNVHYKPLPMMTAYKALGFDIADYPNAYDQYRNEVTLPLHTRLTDEEAEYVISNFVDIISK, encoded by the coding sequence ATGACAAAAATTTCCTTTTCGCCTCCCGATATGACGGAGGCGGAGATTGCTGAAGTTGCTGAGGCTCTGCGTTCCGGATGGATTACGACGGGACCCCGCACCAAAGAGTTTGAAAACCTGATTTCGATGTGCTGCCAGACGGAAAAGTCCGTGTGCCTGAACTCTGCGACGGCGTGCATGGAGTTGATTCTCCGCGTACTGGGTGTCGGGCCCGGAGACGAGGTCATTACTTCGGCATACACTTATACTGCAACGGCCAGTGTGACGTGCCATGTCGGAGCTAAGGTCGTGCTGGTCGATACGGCGCCCGGATCCTTTGAAATGGACTACGATAAACTTGCCGATGTCATCACCGAACGAACGAAAGTCGTCGTGCCGGTGGATCTCGGCGGTGTCGTTTGCGATTATGACAAGATTTATGCAGCAGTCGAACGTAAAAAACATCTTTTTCGCCCTGCAAATGATCTTCAGCAAGCATTCGGCCGGGCTGTCGTATTGTCCGATGCCGCCCATGCTTTCGGGGCACAGTGGCACGGACGGATGTGCGGAGAGATCGCCGATTTCACCTCGTTTTCGTTCCACGCCGTGAAGAATCTCACGACGGCCGAGGGCGGGGCGCTTACATGGCGTCCGATCCCCGGTATCGATAACGAATGGCTCTACAAGCAATTCCAGTTGTTGTCGCTTCATGGACAGAGTAAGGACGCTTTGGCCAAGACGCAACTCGGCGCTTGGGAGTACGATATCGTCGCGCCCAATTTCAAATGCAACATGACGGATATCATGGCCGGGATCGGGCTTGCACAGTTGAAACGCTATCCGGAAATGCTCCGCCGTCGTCGTGAGCTGATCGGCCGTTATGATGACGCGCTGAAAGATTGTTCGGTGCAGGTACTCGATCATTATGGGGCGGATCACTCTTCGAGCGGACATCTATATCTTGTGCGTCTGTTGGGGCGGGATGTCGCCGAGCGGAACGATGTCATCGTCAAAATGGCGGAGCGGGGCATCGCCTGCAATGTCCATTACAAGCCGCTTCCGATGATGACGGCATATAAGGCTTTGGGGTTCGACATCGCAGACTATCCGAATGCGTATGACCAGTACCGCAATGAGGTGACGCTTCCGCTGCATACGCGCCTTACCGACGAGGAGGCCGAATACGTCATCTCCAATTTCGTCGATATCATTTCGAAATAA
- a CDS encoding SDR family NAD(P)-dependent oxidoreductase yields the protein MTFNPFTLSEKTILITGASSGIGRQCAIDCSRMGARVVLIGRNEERLAETRRQMTGNGHVVMSFDLTDFDRIGVLVADIVTQCGPLHGVLHCAGISTTLPLKLMSTEQLDRFFRNNVYSAIELTREVCKIRHMPKEGGSIVFFSSIMGCVGESGKSLYGMTKGALISAARSLACEYAKRNIRFNSVSPGAILTPINADLPHMADPDLRRQLEDKHLLGLGRTEDVSNACIYLLSDASRWVTGQNLIVDGGYTVR from the coding sequence ATGACGTTCAATCCATTCACCCTGTCGGAAAAGACAATATTAATTACCGGAGCTTCGTCCGGCATCGGTCGCCAATGCGCCATTGATTGCAGCCGGATGGGAGCCCGTGTAGTGCTTATTGGTCGTAATGAGGAGCGATTAGCCGAAACCCGGCGGCAAATGACGGGCAACGGACATGTTGTGATGTCTTTTGATTTGACGGATTTTGACCGAATAGGGGTACTGGTTGCCGATATCGTAACCCAATGCGGCCCGTTGCATGGTGTACTCCATTGTGCCGGGATATCGACGACGCTTCCCCTGAAACTGATGTCCACTGAACAACTCGACCGTTTTTTCCGGAATAACGTCTATTCCGCCATTGAACTGACACGAGAGGTCTGCAAAATCAGACACATGCCCAAAGAGGGTGGAAGTATCGTTTTTTTCTCGTCGATCATGGGATGTGTGGGCGAAAGCGGCAAATCGTTGTACGGCATGACCAAGGGAGCATTGATCTCTGCGGCCCGATCGCTGGCCTGTGAGTATGCCAAACGCAACATCCGGTTCAATAGCGTATCTCCGGGTGCGATTCTTACACCGATCAATGCAGATTTGCCTCATATGGCCGATCCTGACCTGCGCAGGCAACTGGAGGATAAGCACTTATTGGGCCTGGGCCGTACGGAGGACGTTTCCAATGCCTGCATTTATCTGCTAAGCGATGCTTCCCGGTGGGTTACCGGACAAAATCTGATCGTGGACGGAGGATATACCGTTCGATAA
- a CDS encoding 3-oxoacyl-ACP synthase III family protein yields the protein MSGAVPRTVIDNYKYTQYFPEDQVREVVDKVGIYERRFADEKTCSSDLCFAAAEKLIADNGIDRNEIDLLIFISQTPDYRMPATSVLLQERLGLPNSTIAFDINLGCSAFIYGLSVAYSFMQCNNLRKALILDGETRSKVYSPKDRRSAFLFGDGGVAALVERDEKFGESYFSLNSDGSRGDLIKINAGGYRMPSSVETLQEKVVDEYGNIRSEEQGYMNGGDVFNFVIREIPRDIKKIAEWSEVDIQSLDYYVFHQANNFINSYLAKKLKLDTTRIPSTIAKYGNTSSVSVPLTIVDQLKDNLSGKKRLMLSAFGVGMTWATAIVPFVDCRISDIVEV from the coding sequence TTGAGCGGTGCCGTTCCCCGCACGGTGATCGACAATTACAAATACACACAGTATTTCCCGGAGGATCAAGTCCGCGAAGTTGTCGATAAGGTAGGTATCTATGAGCGTCGTTTCGCCGATGAAAAAACCTGCTCGTCGGACTTGTGCTTTGCTGCGGCGGAAAAACTCATTGCCGACAACGGGATCGATCGCAATGAGATCGATTTGCTGATCTTCATATCGCAAACGCCCGATTACCGCATGCCTGCGACATCGGTATTGTTGCAGGAACGTTTAGGCTTACCGAATTCGACGATAGCATTCGATATAAATCTGGGATGCTCCGCATTCATTTACGGGTTGAGTGTCGCCTATTCGTTCATGCAGTGCAATAATCTGCGCAAGGCATTGATTCTTGACGGCGAGACCCGCTCGAAAGTCTATTCACCGAAAGACCGCCGGTCGGCATTCCTGTTCGGTGACGGCGGAGTTGCGGCACTTGTCGAACGGGATGAAAAATTCGGGGAAAGCTATTTTTCGCTCAACTCGGACGGCTCTCGCGGCGACCTGATCAAGATCAATGCCGGCGGTTACCGGATGCCGAGCAGTGTGGAGACCCTGCAAGAAAAGGTTGTCGATGAATACGGCAATATCCGTAGCGAAGAACAGGGTTATATGAACGGGGGCGATGTCTTCAACTTTGTGATCCGTGAGATCCCGCGCGACATCAAAAAGATCGCGGAGTGGTCGGAGGTGGATATCCAATCGCTGGATTACTATGTCTTTCATCAGGCCAACAACTTTATCAACAGTTATCTGGCCAAGAAACTCAAACTGGATACGACGAGGATTCCGTCGACGATCGCCAAATACGGCAATACCTCATCCGTATCGGTTCCTTTGACCATCGTCGATCAATTGAAAGACAACTTGTCGGGCAAAAAGCGGTTGATGTTGAGCGCATTCGGCGTTGGTATGACATGGGCGACGGCCATCGTACCGTTCGTCGATTGCCGTATCAGTGATATCGTAGAGGTTTGA